In Halorientalis sp. LT38, a genomic segment contains:
- a CDS encoding 6-pyruvoyl trahydropterin synthase family protein, with product MTDSAARERRATDALTDAGERTLHVGRDRPIRISAGHRIRHHDGKCARPHGHNYEVSVAVTGELTDEGWVVDKGDITEVLSEWDHRFLLERGDPLVEAFEASGDGDAVVVLDHPPTAEVMSVVLEHRLDERLPDTVSDVAVEVAETGELCASY from the coding sequence ATGACTGACAGCGCCGCCAGGGAGCGACGCGCCACCGACGCCCTCACCGACGCGGGCGAGCGGACGCTCCACGTCGGCCGTGACCGCCCGATCCGCATCAGTGCGGGCCATCGAATCCGCCATCACGACGGGAAGTGCGCGCGGCCCCACGGCCACAACTACGAGGTCAGCGTCGCCGTCACGGGCGAACTCACCGACGAGGGCTGGGTAGTTGATAAGGGAGATATTACAGAGGTACTCTCCGAGTGGGATCACAGGTTCCTCCTCGAGCGTGGCGATCCGCTGGTCGAGGCCTTCGAGGCGAGCGGCGACGGCGACGCCGTGGTCGTCCTCGACCACCCGCCGACGGCCGAGGTGATGAGCGTCGTCCTCGAACATCGACTCGACGAACGCCTCCCCGACACGGTGTCGGACGTGGCCGTCGAGGTGGCCGAGACCGGCGAACTCTGTGCGAGTTACTGA
- the queC gene encoding 7-cyano-7-deazaguanine synthase QueC: MTRDATTDADASTTDREGPAADRRAVILVSGGMDSATAVYEAIERGYDPYLLHTSYGQETEAKERECAEALAAEVDAADFLRVETEHLAAIGGSSLTDDEIDVADADPDGGGIPTSYVPFRNANLLSMAVSCAEARDCSAVFVGAHSEDFSGYPDCRPAFFEAFQTVIDVGTKPETEIDLVAPFVEWSKTDIAERGLDLGVPYELTWSCYREEAPACGTCDACAFRLEAFQNLGVRDPIEYAERPTYAAQSDQQD, from the coding sequence ATGACCCGAGACGCCACCACCGACGCCGACGCATCGACGACTGACCGCGAGGGGCCCGCAGCCGACCGCCGCGCCGTGATCCTGGTCTCCGGCGGCATGGACAGCGCGACGGCCGTCTACGAGGCCATCGAGCGCGGCTACGACCCGTACCTGCTGCACACCTCCTACGGCCAGGAGACCGAGGCGAAGGAACGCGAGTGCGCCGAGGCCCTGGCTGCCGAGGTCGACGCCGCCGACTTCCTCCGCGTCGAGACGGAGCACCTGGCGGCGATCGGGGGCTCCAGCCTGACCGACGACGAGATCGACGTGGCCGACGCCGACCCCGACGGCGGGGGGATTCCGACCTCCTACGTCCCCTTCCGCAACGCCAACCTGCTCTCGATGGCCGTCTCCTGCGCCGAGGCCCGCGACTGTTCCGCGGTGTTCGTCGGCGCCCACAGCGAGGACTTCTCGGGCTACCCCGACTGCCGGCCCGCCTTCTTCGAGGCCTTCCAGACCGTGATCGACGTCGGGACGAAACCCGAGACCGAGATCGACCTGGTCGCGCCGTTCGTCGAGTGGTCCAAGACCGACATCGCCGAGCGGGGGCTGGACCTGGGCGTCCCCTACGAGCTGACCTGGAGCTGTTACCGCGAGGAGGCGCCGGCCTGCGGCACCTGCGACGCCTGTGCCTTCCGGCTCGAGGCGTTCCAGAACCTCGGCGTCCGGGACCCCATCGAGTACGCCGAGCGGCCGACGTACGCGGCGCAGTCCGATCAACAGGACTAG
- a CDS encoding acyl-CoA dehydrogenase family protein: MAFQLSDEHRAIRKAVREFGEKEMEPVAKEHDENKEYPEEIRRKAAEADFVAPNIPVEYGGAGMDSLSSSIVTEELWRADPGIGSAVGSAGFGTNMIVKYGDDWMKEEYLPPIANGESASCSMISEPAHGSNVAGIETRAEKDGDEWVINGNKMWITNGTVADVGVAMTKTTPDAGHKGITAILVPMDTEGVETEKIDNKLGIRASDLAEVILDDVRVPEDNVIGEVDKGFYQLMDFFASGRTSVAAQAVGAAQGALDAALEYADEREQFGQKINEFQAIQHKLAEMATNVEAARSLTYRAASTVEEGDDQLAAKFASMAKLFASEHAVDVADEAIQVHGGAGYVTDHPVERYYRDARITKIYEGTSEIQKNIIADRL; the protein is encoded by the coding sequence TCGCGAAGGAACACGACGAGAACAAGGAGTATCCGGAGGAGATCCGGCGGAAGGCCGCCGAGGCCGACTTCGTCGCGCCGAACATCCCGGTCGAGTACGGCGGCGCGGGGATGGACTCGCTGTCCTCGAGCATCGTGACCGAGGAGCTGTGGCGGGCCGACCCGGGCATCGGGAGCGCCGTCGGCTCGGCCGGCTTCGGGACGAACATGATCGTCAAGTACGGCGACGACTGGATGAAAGAGGAGTACCTGCCGCCGATCGCGAACGGCGAGTCGGCCTCCTGTTCGATGATCTCCGAGCCGGCCCACGGGTCGAACGTCGCCGGCATCGAGACCCGCGCCGAGAAGGACGGCGACGAGTGGGTCATCAACGGCAACAAGATGTGGATCACCAACGGCACCGTCGCCGACGTCGGCGTCGCGATGACCAAGACCACGCCCGACGCGGGTCACAAGGGGATCACCGCCATCCTCGTGCCGATGGACACCGAGGGCGTCGAGACCGAGAAGATCGACAACAAGCTCGGCATCCGCGCCTCCGACCTGGCCGAGGTAATCCTCGACGACGTCAGAGTCCCCGAGGACAACGTCATCGGCGAGGTCGACAAGGGCTTTTACCAGCTGATGGACTTCTTCGCCTCCGGGCGGACGAGCGTCGCGGCCCAGGCCGTCGGCGCGGCCCAGGGCGCGCTCGACGCCGCCCTCGAGTACGCCGACGAGCGCGAGCAGTTCGGCCAGAAGATCAACGAGTTCCAGGCCATCCAGCACAAGCTCGCCGAGATGGCGACGAACGTCGAGGCCGCCCGCTCGCTTACCTACCGGGCCGCCTCCACAGTAGAAGAGGGCGACGACCAGCTGGCCGCGAAGTTCGCCAGCATGGCGAAGCTCTTCGCGTCGGAACACGCCGTCGACGTCGCCGACGAGGCCATCCAGGTCCACGGCGGCGCCGGCTACGTCACCGACCACCCCGTCGAGCGATATTACAGGGACGCCCGGATCACCAAGATCTACGAGGGCACCAGCGAGATCCAGAAGAACATCATCGCCGACCGGCTCTAA
- a CDS encoding helix-turn-helix domain-containing protein: MPISIDEFDEFDAADRSVTNAERALEFLVRNREQAFKAAEIADRTGVAENSIHPVLNRLEDRGLVRHKEPYWAVGDLERVRDAAMFQSAAAFLDEELGPESREEWLDAAEEQ, translated from the coding sequence ATGCCGATCAGCATCGACGAGTTCGACGAGTTCGACGCGGCCGACCGGAGCGTCACGAACGCCGAGCGGGCCCTCGAGTTTCTGGTTCGCAACCGCGAGCAGGCGTTCAAGGCGGCCGAAATCGCCGACCGAACCGGCGTCGCGGAGAACTCGATTCATCCGGTCTTGAATCGCCTCGAAGACCGGGGGCTGGTCCGGCACAAGGAACCGTACTGGGCGGTCGGCGACCTCGAGCGTGTGCGAGACGCGGCGATGTTCCAGTCGGCCGCGGCCTTCCTCGACGAGGAACTGGGTCCCGAGAGCCGCGAGGAGTGGCTCGACGCCGCCGAGGAACAGTGA
- a CDS encoding type IV secretory system conjugative DNA transfer family protein has translation MAETPHADDDATLARVRETLADSVAELEERRLAAADREPVAEAVLDVLLAGDRCTAEGVELRHVPPAAGPSASELATTLADLRDALADGDLGANASQTDVKRLGDRLDDLDAALEAAEPFPYAIVETEIEREHGKPVRSRGVRTDDVDEGNLAGAPEGVFAGPRARQQIETVPRESGGAPLFVGTGTRAGRDASIEKDHLFRHRAVFGVTGYGKSTLLTNEFKQLVEAGAGGCFVDPKGDDSERLVEILPERRLDEVRWLEPGSTRGAVSGFNFLELDLDPGDPAFETAVTALVEDLVALLSVRDAWGPRLDRVARETVAAINSYNRTRPDEPDLTLVDFARLVSDPSAREAFVARMEAAGVDLEPGYVDRFAEVPESARERVGEALVPWLENPITRRMVAMRDSGISVPRAVAEGEILLVRMGGEPKELKRRLSMAVLRRIWSAVRARSERDRRDRDPFYLFCDEFDNVALADETITAMLSESRSYRLSLTFCTQYPGQLPESVVEGMVSNCDTVVSFNPGSRRQAETYNSQLGVDAETLTGESNYHVWLRTTLSESMERSAAFRVYTHPPFPPLRTRDERDRLIERALRRDGRPKEEGGTGPTSPLDSGDGERSV, from the coding sequence ATGGCGGAGACCCCCCACGCCGACGACGACGCCACCCTCGCGAGAGTCCGCGAGACCCTCGCCGACTCCGTCGCGGAACTGGAGGAGCGGCGGCTGGCGGCGGCCGACCGCGAACCCGTCGCCGAGGCCGTACTGGACGTGCTGCTGGCGGGCGATCGCTGCACCGCCGAGGGCGTGGAGTTGCGACACGTCCCGCCGGCGGCCGGGCCGAGCGCGAGCGAACTCGCGACGACGCTCGCCGACCTCCGCGACGCCCTCGCCGACGGCGACCTCGGAGCCAATGCGTCCCAGACCGACGTCAAGCGCCTCGGCGACCGACTCGACGACCTCGACGCGGCCCTGGAGGCGGCCGAGCCGTTCCCATACGCGATCGTCGAGACGGAGATCGAACGCGAGCACGGCAAGCCGGTGCGGTCGCGGGGGGTCCGAACCGACGACGTCGACGAGGGGAACCTCGCAGGCGCCCCGGAGGGCGTGTTCGCCGGCCCGCGCGCCCGCCAGCAGATCGAGACGGTGCCTCGCGAGTCCGGCGGCGCCCCGCTGTTCGTCGGGACGGGCACCCGCGCCGGTCGGGACGCCAGCATCGAGAAGGACCACCTCTTCCGCCACCGCGCGGTCTTCGGCGTGACGGGCTACGGCAAGTCGACGCTGCTGACGAACGAGTTCAAACAGCTCGTCGAGGCCGGCGCGGGCGGCTGCTTCGTCGACCCGAAGGGCGACGACAGCGAGCGACTCGTCGAGATCCTGCCCGAGCGCCGGCTGGACGAGGTGCGCTGGCTCGAACCGGGCAGCACCCGCGGGGCCGTCAGCGGCTTCAACTTCCTCGAACTCGACCTCGATCCGGGCGATCCGGCCTTCGAGACGGCCGTGACCGCGCTCGTCGAGGACCTCGTGGCGCTGCTTTCCGTCCGCGACGCCTGGGGCCCGCGGCTCGACCGCGTCGCCCGCGAGACAGTCGCCGCGATCAATTCCTACAACCGCACCCGACCCGACGAGCCGGACCTCACGCTCGTCGATTTCGCCCGCCTCGTCTCCGATCCGTCGGCCCGCGAGGCGTTCGTCGCCCGGATGGAGGCGGCGGGCGTCGATCTCGAGCCCGGCTACGTCGACCGGTTCGCCGAGGTCCCCGAGAGCGCCCGCGAGCGCGTCGGTGAGGCACTGGTCCCCTGGCTCGAGAACCCGATCACGCGGCGGATGGTCGCGATGCGGGACTCGGGGATCAGCGTCCCCCGCGCCGTCGCCGAGGGCGAGATCCTGCTCGTGCGGATGGGCGGCGAGCCCAAGGAACTCAAACGGCGGCTCTCGATGGCGGTCCTGCGCCGGATCTGGAGCGCCGTCCGGGCCCGCTCCGAGCGGGACCGCCGGGATCGGGACCCCTTCTACCTCTTTTGCGACGAGTTCGACAACGTGGCGCTGGCCGACGAGACCATCACGGCGATGCTCTCCGAGAGCCGGAGTTACCGCCTCTCGCTGACCTTCTGCACCCAGTACCCCGGCCAGCTCCCCGAGTCGGTCGTCGAGGGGATGGTCTCGAACTGCGACACGGTCGTCTCGTTCAATCCCGGCTCGCGCCGCCAGGCCGAGACCTACAACAGTCAGCTGGGCGTCGACGCCGAGACGCTGACCGGCGAGTCCAACTACCACGTCTGGCTCCGGACGACCCTCTCGGAGTCGATGGAGCGGTCGGCGGCCTTCCGGGTGTACACCCACCCGCCGTTCCCGCCGCTGCGGACACGCGACGAGCGCGACCGCCTGATCGAGCGGGCGCTCCGGCGGGACGGGCGGCCGAAGGAGGAGGGCGGAACCGGGCCGACCTCACCGCTCGATAGCGGTGACGGCGAACGGTCCGTCTAG
- a CDS encoding type II toxin-antitoxin system PemK/MazF family toxin, which translates to MSEQPDFESLRRGHVVLAPDPFKPDDEATRPWVIVNNERHPFDGEQYVVMGLTTRTWYDERIPLTDGDFRHRRAPRDSAIVPHAVASLDPALATDYVCRIRDSPIDRAVETLQTYL; encoded by the coding sequence GTGAGCGAACAACCCGACTTCGAGTCGTTGCGTCGGGGCCACGTCGTCCTCGCACCGGACCCGTTCAAGCCCGACGACGAGGCGACGCGGCCGTGGGTCATCGTGAACAACGAGCGCCACCCGTTCGACGGCGAGCAGTACGTCGTCATGGGGCTGACCACCCGGACGTGGTACGACGAGCGAATTCCACTGACCGACGGTGACTTCAGACACCGGCGCGCGCCGCGTGACAGCGCGATTGTCCCACACGCTGTCGCGTCCCTGGACCCGGCTCTCGCGACCGACTACGTCTGCCGGATCCGAGATTCACCCATCGACCGTGCGGTCGAGACGTTACAGACGTATCTCTGA
- a CDS encoding spermidine synthase encodes MSGFPQRFSDRVTRPEAAVFVSGVVSMGLEILAGRMVAPQFGSSIYTWGSIIGVFLAALSLGYYQGGKRASRRATDERLVRILLATGAFVAVLILAGDLLLVGLSGFPLPPRFSSLPAVTVLFGPPTYLLGFISPYGAELSRKESTGAASGHVYAVGTIGSIVGAFGATFVLIPALSVSMIGLVFGLLLVVTSLYILSPAFPRRTVLATVFVAVLLVGAVAVPSAGYSVRGETVYQTQTAYQELVVADLGDTRTLYLDGQPHSAMDLEQPNRHVFDYTRYFHLPLLMTDWRNGTAGSNGSDGPDGGTADAPHESGDVDRVLFIGGGGFTGPKRFANDYDVTVDVVEIDGEVIRVAEDYFGAEERPDMRVHNAEGRQFLRETDHTYDLIVLDAYKKDKVPFQLTTLEFMQLTADRLDEDGVLMANVISAPTGPASQFYRAQYKTMNEVYPQVYSFPTQGGTVVQNVEVIATKSEERITQKQLERRNVRRDVGIDLAAEIGDYRADVETDDVPILTDDKAPVDALLEPNAGRRYVVSQTGNATTGAGAAAG; translated from the coding sequence ATGAGTGGGTTCCCGCAGCGGTTCTCCGACCGGGTGACGAGACCTGAGGCCGCGGTCTTCGTCTCCGGCGTTGTCAGCATGGGACTCGAGATCCTGGCGGGGCGGATGGTGGCGCCCCAGTTCGGGAGCAGCATCTACACCTGGGGGTCGATCATCGGCGTGTTCCTGGCGGCGCTGTCGCTGGGGTACTACCAGGGCGGGAAGCGCGCCAGCAGACGCGCGACGGACGAGCGACTCGTCCGGATCCTGCTCGCCACGGGCGCGTTCGTCGCCGTGCTCATCCTGGCCGGTGACCTCCTGCTGGTCGGACTTTCGGGCTTCCCGCTGCCGCCCCGCTTCTCGTCGCTCCCGGCGGTGACGGTCCTCTTCGGGCCGCCGACCTACCTGCTGGGGTTCATCAGCCCGTACGGGGCGGAGCTATCGAGAAAGGAGAGCACCGGGGCGGCCTCCGGGCACGTCTACGCCGTCGGGACGATCGGTAGCATCGTCGGTGCCTTCGGCGCGACCTTCGTGTTGATCCCCGCGCTGTCGGTGTCGATGATCGGCCTGGTCTTCGGCCTCCTCCTCGTGGTCACGTCGCTCTACATCCTCTCGCCCGCGTTCCCCCGGCGGACGGTGCTGGCGACTGTCTTCGTCGCCGTCCTGCTCGTCGGCGCCGTCGCCGTCCCCTCGGCGGGTTACTCCGTCCGCGGCGAGACGGTCTACCAGACCCAGACGGCCTACCAGGAACTCGTCGTCGCCGATCTCGGTGACACCCGGACGCTCTATCTCGACGGCCAGCCCCACAGCGCGATGGACCTGGAGCAGCCCAATCGCCACGTCTTCGACTACACCCGCTACTTCCACCTCCCGCTCCTGATGACCGACTGGCGCAACGGGACCGCGGGGTCGAACGGCTCTGACGGCCCGGATGGCGGGACTGCGGACGCCCCCCACGAGTCGGGCGACGTCGACCGCGTCCTGTTCATCGGCGGCGGCGGGTTCACGGGGCCCAAGCGCTTCGCGAACGACTACGACGTGACCGTCGACGTGGTCGAGATCGACGGCGAGGTGATCCGCGTCGCCGAGGACTACTTCGGGGCCGAGGAGCGGCCGGACATGCGCGTCCACAACGCCGAGGGCCGCCAGTTCCTCCGCGAGACCGACCACACCTACGACCTGATCGTCCTCGACGCGTACAAGAAGGACAAGGTCCCCTTCCAGCTGACGACCCTGGAGTTCATGCAGTTGACCGCCGACCGACTCGACGAGGACGGCGTCCTCATGGCGAACGTCATCTCCGCGCCGACGGGGCCGGCCTCGCAGTTCTACCGCGCGCAGTACAAGACCATGAACGAGGTCTACCCGCAGGTGTACAGCTTCCCGACCCAGGGCGGCACGGTCGTCCAGAACGTCGAGGTGATCGCGACCAAATCGGAGGAACGGATCACGCAGAAACAGCTGGAGCGGCGCAACGTGCGCCGCGACGTCGGCATCGACCTCGCCGCGGAGATCGGCGACTACCGCGCCGACGTCGAGACGGACGACGTGCCGATCCTCACCGACGACAAGGCGCCGGTGGACGCGCTGCTGGAGCCAAACGCTGGCCGGCGATACGTCGTGTCCCAGACCGGGAACGCCACGACCGGGGCCGGCGCGGCGGCCGGCTAG
- a CDS encoding 7-carboxy-7-deazaguanine synthase QueE: protein MPVDADPADLAGEGDGDTESALPINELFHSLQGEGRLAGVPSVFVRTSGCNLRCWFCDSYHTSWEPSHAWLDLDEIVAEVERFAADHVVLTGGEPLLHEESVALLDRLDAAGYHTTVETNGTVYRDAAIDLASVSPKLASSTPVADLVAEGTPRPDGEPVDAAAAERHEADRLDLAALARLVEDYDTQLKFVVTGPDDLDEIDRLVDRVRDAASATVADTDVLLMPEGTTRETLDENRGTVAELALDRGYRYTPRLHVDLWNDAPGT from the coding sequence ATGCCGGTCGACGCCGACCCCGCGGACCTGGCCGGCGAGGGCGACGGCGACACCGAGTCGGCACTCCCGATCAACGAACTGTTCCACTCCCTGCAGGGCGAGGGCCGTCTCGCGGGCGTCCCGTCGGTGTTCGTCCGCACCAGCGGCTGTAACCTCCGGTGCTGGTTCTGTGACTCCTATCACACCTCCTGGGAGCCGTCCCACGCCTGGCTCGACCTGGACGAAATCGTCGCCGAAGTCGAGCGGTTCGCGGCCGACCACGTCGTCCTGACGGGCGGCGAGCCACTGCTCCACGAGGAGTCGGTGGCCCTGCTCGACCGGCTCGACGCGGCGGGGTATCACACCACCGTCGAGACCAACGGGACGGTCTACCGGGACGCCGCCATCGACCTCGCCAGCGTCAGCCCGAAACTGGCGAGCAGTACCCCCGTGGCCGACCTGGTCGCGGAGGGGACGCCCCGCCCCGACGGCGAACCGGTCGACGCCGCGGCCGCCGAGCGCCACGAGGCCGACCGGCTCGACCTGGCCGCGCTGGCCCGACTGGTCGAGGACTACGACACCCAGTTGAAGTTCGTCGTCACCGGGCCCGACGACCTGGACGAGATCGACCGCCTGGTCGACCGCGTCCGCGACGCCGCGAGCGCCACCGTCGCCGACACCGACGTGCTGTTGATGCCCGAGGGCACGACCCGGGAGACACTGGACGAGAACCGCGGGACGGTCGCAGAACTGGCGCTGGACCGGGGCTATCGCTACACGCCCCGGCTCCACGTCGACCTCTGGAACGACGCGCCCGGTACCTGA